Proteins from a genomic interval of Bradyrhizobium sp. CCGB01:
- a CDS encoding glutathione S-transferase family protein, with product MLTVHHLNNSRSQRVLWLLEELGVPYEIVRYQRQPDMRAPKELRAIHPLGKSPVITDNGNTVAESGAIIEYIIATYGNGRLIPPPNTPERLRFTYWLHYAEGSAMSPLLLKLLFTLMPKRAPALLRPLVRKVSNQALTALVNPQLKQHMDYWEGELGKSEWFAGNEFSAADIQMSFPLEAAQARGGLEQGHPKAMAFLERIHARPAYARALEKGGPYQVGR from the coding sequence ATGCTGACCGTTCATCACCTCAACAACTCCCGCTCGCAGCGCGTGCTGTGGCTGCTCGAAGAGTTGGGCGTGCCCTACGAGATCGTGCGCTACCAGCGCCAGCCGGATATGCGCGCGCCGAAGGAGTTGCGCGCGATCCATCCGCTCGGCAAGTCGCCCGTCATCACCGACAACGGCAACACCGTCGCCGAGTCGGGTGCGATCATCGAATACATCATCGCGACCTACGGCAATGGCAGGCTGATCCCGCCGCCGAACACGCCGGAGCGGCTGCGCTTCACCTATTGGCTGCACTATGCGGAAGGCTCCGCGATGTCGCCGCTGCTCCTGAAGTTGCTGTTCACGTTGATGCCGAAGCGCGCGCCTGCGCTGCTTCGTCCGCTGGTGCGCAAGGTCTCGAACCAGGCCCTCACCGCACTGGTCAATCCGCAGCTCAAGCAGCACATGGATTATTGGGAAGGCGAGCTCGGCAAGAGCGAGTGGTTCGCCGGCAACGAGTTCAGCGCCGCCGATATCCAGATGAGCTTTCCGCTCGAAGCAGCTCAAGCGCGCGGCGGGCTGGAGCAGGGCCATCCCAAGGCGATGGCTTTCCTGGAGCGTATCCACGCACGGCCGGCCTATGCCCGCGCGCTGGAGAAGGGCGGGCCGTATCAGGTGGGGCGGTAA
- a CDS encoding MFS transporter gives MSTADPTGRIERAEIEDTSLLAFYRDMNAPERRTFWACAAGWALDGMDFMIYPLVIGTIIALWKVDAASAGLAGTVTLLASAIGGWLGGYLSDHIGRVRTLQITIIWFSFFSLVCAVVQNFDQLLIARAVLGLGFGGEWAAGAVLMGEAIRPQYRGRAVGSVQSGWAVGWGLAVLSQAILFSALPPETAWRWMFVIGALPALLVFYIRRSVTEPEIAAEARAKQAASGDRPALWEIFSGPILKTTILASLMATGCQGGYYAVTFWVPQFLTKERHLSIVGSTGYLSTLIIGSFIGYLVGAWLADRIGRRNLFLIFSIGAMAVVLLYTQLPLTNEILWVLGFPLGFFASGYFSGIGAFLTELYPTRLRGSGQGFCYNFGRGIGALFPFLVGALSATTSLANAIAMFAVVAYAVFFIAAFALPETRGRVLHAD, from the coding sequence ATGAGCACAGCCGATCCGACCGGGCGCATCGAGCGCGCCGAGATCGAAGACACCAGCCTTCTTGCCTTCTACCGCGACATGAACGCGCCGGAGCGTCGAACGTTCTGGGCCTGTGCGGCGGGCTGGGCGCTCGACGGCATGGACTTCATGATCTATCCGCTGGTGATCGGCACCATCATCGCGCTGTGGAAGGTCGATGCGGCCTCGGCGGGGCTCGCCGGCACCGTGACGCTGCTGGCCTCCGCGATCGGTGGCTGGCTCGGCGGCTATCTCTCCGATCATATCGGACGTGTCAGGACGCTCCAGATCACCATCATCTGGTTCTCGTTCTTCTCGCTGGTCTGCGCGGTCGTGCAGAATTTCGACCAGCTGCTGATCGCGCGCGCCGTGCTCGGCCTCGGCTTCGGCGGGGAGTGGGCGGCGGGCGCCGTGCTGATGGGCGAGGCGATCCGGCCGCAATATCGCGGACGCGCGGTCGGCTCGGTGCAGTCGGGCTGGGCGGTCGGCTGGGGTCTCGCCGTGCTGTCGCAGGCGATCCTGTTCTCGGCTTTGCCGCCGGAGACGGCGTGGCGCTGGATGTTCGTGATCGGCGCGCTGCCGGCGTTGCTGGTGTTCTACATCCGACGCTCCGTCACCGAACCCGAGATCGCCGCCGAGGCCCGCGCAAAGCAGGCTGCGAGCGGCGATCGTCCGGCGCTCTGGGAAATCTTCTCCGGTCCGATCCTGAAGACCACGATCCTCGCCTCGCTGATGGCGACGGGCTGCCAGGGCGGCTACTACGCCGTCACTTTCTGGGTGCCGCAGTTCCTGACCAAGGAGCGGCACCTGTCGATCGTCGGTTCGACCGGTTATCTCTCGACGCTGATCATCGGCTCCTTCATCGGCTATCTCGTCGGCGCCTGGCTCGCGGATCGGATCGGCAGGCGTAACCTGTTCCTGATCTTCTCGATCGGCGCCATGGCCGTGGTGCTGCTGTACACGCAGCTGCCGCTCACCAACGAGATCCTGTGGGTGCTCGGTTTCCCGCTGGGCTTCTTCGCCTCGGGCTATTTCTCGGGGATCGGCGCGTTCCTGACCGAGCTCTATCCGACTCGGCTGCGCGGCTCCGGCCAGGGCTTCTGCTACAATTTCGGTCGCGGCATCGGCGCGCTGTTTCCGTTCCTCGTCGGCGCGCTGTCGGCGACGACGTCGCTCGCGAATGCGATCGCGATGTTTGCAGTGGTGGCTTACGCGGTGTTCTTCATCGCCGCCTTCGCGCTGCCGGAGACGCGCGGGCGCGTGCTGCACGCGGACTAG
- the ggt gene encoding gamma-glutamyltransferase: protein MSSYSTRRTFFAFVATLAFGLAPAAAQDARRTYLPPAPGTVRAVPSEHGMVVAQEKISAQVGADILRRGGNAVDAAVATGFAMAVTYPRAGNIGGGGFMVIHSAERNEDVTIDYRETAPAATTPQIFLGADGKPDTAKSRDSALGVGVPGTVAGLALALDKYGSGRFTLAQLLEPAITLARDGFVVTDDIADTLPGWHRRLARWPSSARIFSRPDGTPLGEGDRLVQSDLAETLSAVAAQGPRGFYEGPVADKLAKAVTDAGGIMTPADLTSYQAVIRAPVRGTYRGYDIVSMPLPSSGGVVLVETLNILEGFELADLKQGSPASLHLLIEAMKRAYADRARYLGDPAFVNAPIASLTAKDYAARLRAGISSDRATPSKQLVSTPPAPREGTNTTHFSVVDAGGNAVSNTTTLNFSYGVGLVADGTGVLLNNELDDFTAAVGASNAYGLVGYEANLPGPGKRPLSSMSPTIVLKDGKPVLVTGSPGGSRIISTVLQVIVNVLDYRMDVAAAVAAPRLHHQWLPDEVRIESGFPDDVLFELKAMDHLIVEPMGQTSANSILVTRNGPLGAPDPRTRGAEAAGQ from the coding sequence ATGTCGTCATATTCGACACGGCGGACATTTTTCGCCTTTGTTGCCACTCTGGCGTTTGGTCTTGCGCCTGCGGCCGCGCAGGATGCGCGGCGGACCTATCTCCCGCCCGCGCCCGGCACGGTGCGCGCCGTTCCGTCCGAGCACGGCATGGTGGTGGCGCAGGAGAAGATCTCCGCGCAAGTCGGCGCCGACATCCTGCGCCGCGGCGGCAATGCGGTCGATGCCGCGGTCGCCACCGGCTTTGCGATGGCCGTGACCTATCCGCGCGCCGGCAATATCGGCGGCGGCGGATTCATGGTGATCCACTCGGCCGAGCGCAACGAGGACGTCACGATCGACTATCGCGAGACCGCGCCCGCTGCGACCACGCCGCAGATCTTCCTCGGCGCTGACGGAAAGCCCGATACGGCGAAGTCACGGGATTCCGCGCTCGGCGTCGGCGTGCCCGGCACCGTCGCAGGTCTTGCGCTGGCCCTGGACAAATATGGGTCGGGCCGGTTCACGCTGGCACAGTTGCTCGAGCCCGCGATTACGCTCGCCCGCGACGGTTTTGTCGTCACTGACGACATTGCCGACACGTTGCCGGGCTGGCACCGGCGGCTCGCGCGCTGGCCCTCGTCGGCCAGGATCTTCTCGCGCCCCGACGGCACGCCGCTCGGCGAAGGCGACAGGCTGGTGCAGAGCGATCTTGCCGAAACGCTGTCGGCCGTCGCCGCACAGGGGCCGCGCGGCTTCTATGAGGGGCCGGTCGCGGACAAGCTCGCCAAGGCCGTGACTGACGCCGGCGGCATCATGACGCCGGCCGACCTGACATCCTATCAGGCGGTGATCCGGGCCCCGGTGCGCGGCACCTATCGCGGCTACGACATCGTCTCGATGCCGCTGCCGTCCTCCGGCGGCGTGGTGCTGGTGGAGACGCTCAACATCCTCGAGGGCTTTGAGCTCGCCGATCTGAAACAGGGGTCGCCGGCATCGCTGCATCTGCTGATCGAAGCCATGAAGCGCGCCTATGCGGACCGTGCGCGCTATCTCGGCGATCCCGCCTTCGTCAATGCACCGATCGCGTCGCTGACCGCAAAGGACTACGCCGCCAGGCTGCGCGCCGGCATCTCCTCCGATCGCGCGACGCCGTCGAAGCAGCTCGTCTCCACCCCGCCCGCGCCGCGCGAGGGCACCAACACCACGCACTTTTCCGTCGTCGACGCCGGCGGCAATGCGGTCAGCAACACCACCACGCTGAATTTCAGCTACGGCGTCGGCCTCGTTGCCGATGGCACCGGCGTGCTGCTCAACAACGAGCTCGACGATTTCACCGCGGCGGTCGGCGCTTCCAACGCCTATGGCCTCGTCGGCTACGAGGCCAATCTGCCCGGACCGGGCAAGCGGCCGTTGTCCTCCATGTCCCCGACCATCGTGCTCAAGGACGGCAAGCCGGTGCTGGTGACCGGCTCGCCCGGCGGCAGCCGCATCATCTCGACCGTGCTTCAGGTCATCGTCAACGTGCTCGACTACAGGATGGACGTGGCCGCCGCCGTGGCGGCCCCGCGGCTGCACCATCAATGGCTGCCGGACGAGGTGCGCATCGAGAGCGGCTTTCCCGACGATGTGCTGTTCGAGCTGAAGGCGATGGATCACCTCATCGTCGAGCCGATGGGACAGACCTCGGCCAATTCGATTCTGGTGACGCGGAACGGGCCGCTCGGCGCGCCCGATCCGCGTACCCGCGGCGCGGAGGCCGCGGGACAGTAG
- a CDS encoding DUF2239 family protein: MQKTFTAFQGPRRLVSGPAGEVALVVKRMAPRPDEPIIIFEDGTGRSIDFDLRGGDREVLTRLAKLVPPPVEDTAPPAEPRGRGRPKLGVVAREVTLLPRHWEWLGAQPGGASVALRKLVDEARRASGDKDRERQARDAAYHFMSTMAGNLPQFEEASRALFADDRRRFTGLIADWPTDIRDHIVKLAYSDRA, translated from the coding sequence ATGCAGAAGACTTTCACCGCCTTCCAGGGGCCGCGTCGCCTGGTGTCCGGGCCGGCAGGAGAGGTCGCGCTGGTCGTCAAGCGGATGGCGCCACGGCCGGACGAGCCCATCATCATCTTCGAGGACGGCACGGGCCGCTCGATCGACTTCGATCTGCGCGGCGGTGATCGCGAGGTGCTGACGCGTTTGGCGAAGCTTGTCCCGCCGCCGGTCGAGGACACCGCTCCCCCGGCCGAGCCACGCGGGCGCGGCCGGCCGAAACTCGGCGTGGTCGCACGCGAGGTGACGCTGCTGCCGCGGCATTGGGAGTGGCTCGGCGCACAGCCGGGCGGCGCCTCGGTCGCGCTGCGAAAGCTCGTCGACGAGGCAAGGCGCGCAAGCGGCGACAAGGACCGCGAGCGCCAGGCGCGCGATGCGGCCTATCACTTCATGTCGACCATGGCAGGCAACCTGCCGCAGTTCGAGGAAGCCTCGCGCGCGCTTTTCGCAGATGACCGGCGGCGCTTCACCGGACTGATCGCGGACTGGCCGACCGACATCCGCGACCACATCGTCAAGCTCGCCTACAGCGACCGCGCTTAA
- a CDS encoding MATE family efflux transporter, translating to MSAPKPLWTTFLRFLAPLMLSNALQSLFGTVSNVYLGQMIGVDALAAVSVFFPVMFFLFAFVMGLSTGATVLIGQAFGAGEHDKIRSVVGTTLAVGLLLSISVALVGGIFSRQLMMMLATPADILDQASAYARIMLLTMPLGFVFLLMTAMIRGVGDALTPLLALALSTTIGLILTPMLIRGSFGLPAAGITSPAWAAAISNAVTLIALAGYLLRKKHALAPDAALLRHLRLDRAVLGKILGIGLPSAIGMVVMAIAELVLLGLVNGYGSEATAAYGAVNQVMGYTQFTAMSISIAVSILGAQAIGGGDRARLDSIVRSGLAFNLVLTGGLVALIYLAPRAVLGIFITDGAVLDLAKGLLHIALWSSVPFGLATVFSGAMRAAGVALTPMLLSIFAILAIELPAAVILSRAIGLEGVWAAYPIVFSAMFVLQMGYYLTVWRKRAIRRLI from the coding sequence ATGTCCGCCCCGAAACCGCTCTGGACGACGTTTCTTCGCTTCCTCGCGCCGCTGATGCTGAGCAACGCGCTGCAATCGCTGTTCGGCACCGTCAGCAACGTCTATCTCGGCCAGATGATCGGCGTCGACGCGCTCGCGGCGGTCTCAGTGTTCTTCCCGGTGATGTTCTTCCTGTTCGCCTTCGTCATGGGCCTGAGCACCGGCGCCACCGTGCTGATCGGCCAGGCCTTTGGCGCGGGCGAGCACGACAAGATCAGGAGCGTCGTGGGCACGACGCTCGCGGTCGGCCTGCTGCTGTCGATCTCGGTTGCACTGGTCGGCGGCATTTTCAGCCGGCAATTGATGATGATGCTCGCGACACCCGCGGACATCCTCGACCAGGCCAGCGCCTATGCCCGCATCATGCTGCTGACGATGCCGCTCGGCTTCGTCTTCCTGCTGATGACGGCGATGATCCGCGGCGTCGGCGACGCGCTCACGCCGCTGTTGGCTCTAGCATTGTCGACCACCATCGGACTGATCCTGACGCCGATGCTGATCCGCGGCTCGTTCGGATTGCCGGCGGCCGGCATCACCAGTCCGGCATGGGCGGCCGCGATCTCCAACGCGGTAACGTTGATTGCGCTGGCCGGCTACCTGCTGCGGAAGAAGCATGCGCTCGCACCTGATGCTGCGTTGCTGCGTCATCTGCGGCTCGACCGCGCCGTGCTTGGAAAAATCCTCGGCATCGGGCTGCCGAGCGCAATCGGCATGGTGGTGATGGCCATCGCCGAGCTGGTGCTGCTCGGCCTCGTCAACGGCTACGGGTCCGAGGCCACGGCGGCCTATGGCGCCGTCAACCAGGTGATGGGCTACACGCAGTTTACGGCGATGTCGATTTCGATCGCGGTCTCGATCCTCGGCGCGCAGGCGATCGGCGGCGGCGACAGAGCCCGGCTCGACAGCATCGTGCGCAGCGGTCTCGCATTCAACCTCGTGCTGACCGGCGGGCTGGTCGCGCTCATTTACCTGGCGCCGCGCGCGGTGCTTGGCATCTTCATCACCGACGGCGCCGTGCTCGATCTGGCGAAAGGACTGCTCCATATCGCCTTGTGGAGCTCGGTGCCGTTCGGCCTCGCCACCGTATTTTCAGGTGCGATGCGCGCGGCCGGCGTCGCCTTGACGCCGATGCTGCTCTCGATCTTCGCCATTCTCGCGATCGAGCTGCCGGCCGCGGTGATCCTGAGCCGCGCGATCGGCCTCGAGGGCGTGTGGGCCGCCTATCCGATCGTGTTCTCCGCCATGTTCGTTTTGCAGATGGGTTATTACCTCACGGTGTGGCGCAAGCGCGCGATCAGGCGTCTGATCTGA
- a CDS encoding heparinase II/III family protein: MSRFARNVLARASGGSVAVSRVWPGRTDRLIIAPHDLRTADATRAAEIYAGRFVFAGKIVNCHGRSIFDLEPPSEDWEVALLGFGWLRHLRAADTALTRANARALVEDWIANPANKRRPVARRADVLARRVISLLSQAPLVLNDTDNKFYRRYLRALAREIRFLRYTMVNIPDGVPKLQVLIALCYASLCLANQARHIRSASKKLSDELQRQILPDGGHISRNPGALIELLIDLLPLRQTFAARNIAPPPALLNAIDRMMPMLRFFRHGDGNFALFNGMSATSSDLLATLLAYDDTHGAPMANMPHTGFQRLDAGQTTLIIDTGPPPPAGVSHDAHAGCLSFELSSGISRIVTNCGMPTTGRDNWRPFARGTAAHSTLTYHETSSCQFVEMSAMKRLLHGAPVTSGPVEVESYREIVQNGTLLTTSHDGYLSKFGAIHRRVLMIANDGARIDGEDTLSPPQGGRFKGADADFAVRFHLHPAVKASRLSDARGVMLVLPNRDVWTFEALDDKVDLEDSVFLAGNDGPRRTAQIVIRQDARQAPSVRWSFVRSTASPTVTNARRNARREPELPL, from the coding sequence ATGAGCCGCTTCGCGCGGAACGTGCTCGCGCGCGCGAGCGGCGGTTCCGTGGCGGTGTCGCGCGTCTGGCCCGGACGCACCGACCGGCTGATCATCGCGCCGCATGACCTGCGCACGGCCGATGCGACGCGTGCTGCCGAGATCTATGCCGGCCGCTTCGTCTTCGCCGGCAAGATCGTCAATTGCCACGGCCGCTCGATCTTCGATCTCGAGCCCCCGTCGGAAGACTGGGAGGTCGCGCTGCTCGGATTCGGCTGGCTGCGCCATCTGCGCGCCGCCGACACCGCGCTGACGCGGGCCAATGCGCGCGCGCTGGTCGAGGACTGGATCGCCAACCCCGCCAACAAGCGCCGCCCCGTCGCGCGCCGCGCCGACGTGCTGGCGCGGCGCGTGATCTCGCTGCTGTCGCAGGCGCCCTTGGTGCTCAACGACACCGACAACAAATTCTACCGCCGCTATCTGCGGGCGCTGGCGCGGGAGATCCGCTTCCTGCGCTACACCATGGTCAACATTCCCGACGGGGTGCCGAAGCTCCAGGTGCTGATCGCGCTGTGCTACGCGTCGCTGTGCCTTGCCAACCAGGCGCGGCACATTCGCAGCGCCTCGAAAAAGCTCTCGGACGAGTTGCAGCGGCAGATCCTGCCCGACGGCGGCCACATCTCCCGCAATCCGGGCGCCCTGATCGAACTCCTGATCGACCTGTTGCCGCTGCGGCAGACCTTTGCCGCGCGCAACATCGCGCCGCCGCCGGCGCTGCTCAACGCGATCGATCGCATGATGCCGATGCTGCGCTTCTTCCGGCACGGCGACGGCAATTTCGCGCTGTTCAACGGCATGAGCGCGACGTCCTCGGACCTGCTCGCGACGCTGCTGGCCTACGACGACACCCACGGCGCGCCCATGGCGAACATGCCGCATACCGGATTCCAGCGCCTCGATGCCGGCCAGACCACGCTGATCATCGACACCGGTCCGCCGCCGCCGGCCGGCGTCAGCCACGACGCCCATGCCGGCTGCCTGTCGTTCGAATTGTCTTCCGGCATCAGCCGCATCGTCACCAATTGCGGCATGCCGACGACGGGCCGCGACAATTGGCGGCCGTTCGCGCGCGGCACCGCGGCGCATTCGACGCTGACCTATCACGAGACGTCCTCATGCCAGTTCGTGGAGATGTCGGCGATGAAGCGCCTCCTGCACGGCGCGCCCGTCACCAGCGGCCCCGTCGAGGTCGAGAGCTATCGCGAAATCGTTCAGAACGGCACGCTGCTCACGACCTCGCATGACGGTTATCTTTCCAAATTCGGCGCGATCCACCGCCGCGTGCTGATGATCGCCAATGACGGCGCGCGCATCGACGGCGAGGACACGCTGTCGCCGCCGCAGGGCGGACGCTTCAAGGGCGCCGACGCCGACTTCGCGGTGCGCTTCCATCTGCATCCCGCGGTAAAGGCGAGCCGGTTGTCGGACGCCCGCGGCGTCATGCTGGTGCTGCCGAACCGCGACGTCTGGACCTTCGAGGCGCTCGACGACAAGGTCGACCTCGAGGACAGCGTGTTCCTGGCCGGCAATGACGGCCCGCGCCGCACCGCGCAGATCGTGATCCGGCAGGATGCGCGACAGGCGCCCTCGGTCCGCTGGAGTTTTGTGCGATCCACGGCCTCACCGACCGTGACCAATGCCCGGCGCAACGCGCGGCGGGAGCCGGAACTCCCGCTGTAA
- a CDS encoding MFS transporter gives MTTIASDARVGAQRTYPPRAAVISWIFFDWAAQPYFTLITTFVFAPYFATSIAPNPATGQSLWGFAMAAAGLAIALLSPVLGAIADASGRRKPWIAGFGALLVLAACALWIGKPGDPAVIPPLLTAVALASVGAEFATVFNNAMMPTLVPPERIGRLSGTGWATGYIGGIVSLIIVLGFLAANPETGRTLLGFEPLFGLDPVSHQGDRIVGPLTGLWFIIFVTPLFLFTPDYPAKRPVREALHEGLSELKQSIKGLPQRKSLAAFLLANMIYTDGLVSLFAFGGIYAAGTFGWHTIQIGTFGIMLAIAGTFGAWLGGKLDDRLGPRRVIAGSLLILLLSVAAILLVDRDSVLFVKVAPPQPGAPLFSSAAERAYLVLGCLIGAAGGPLQAASRTLLIRLAPKDRIAQYFGLFALTGKVTSFIGPLLIGMITAVTASQKAGMAVLVVFFVAGLGLLMRVREK, from the coding sequence ATGACGACGATCGCCTCGGATGCGCGCGTAGGGGCGCAGCGGACCTATCCGCCGCGCGCCGCCGTCATCAGCTGGATTTTCTTCGATTGGGCCGCGCAGCCTTATTTCACGCTGATCACGACCTTTGTTTTCGCGCCCTATTTCGCCACCAGCATCGCGCCAAATCCCGCCACCGGCCAGTCATTGTGGGGCTTTGCGATGGCGGCTGCGGGCCTCGCGATCGCGCTGCTGTCGCCGGTGCTCGGCGCCATTGCCGACGCCTCAGGCCGCAGGAAGCCCTGGATCGCAGGATTCGGCGCGCTGCTGGTGCTGGCGGCCTGCGCGCTGTGGATCGGCAAGCCCGGCGATCCCGCCGTCATTCCGCCGCTGCTCACCGCGGTCGCGCTCGCCAGCGTCGGTGCGGAATTCGCCACCGTCTTCAACAACGCGATGATGCCCACCCTGGTGCCGCCGGAGCGGATCGGCAGGCTCTCCGGCACCGGCTGGGCCACCGGTTACATCGGCGGGATCGTCAGCCTGATCATCGTGCTCGGCTTCCTCGCCGCCAATCCCGAGACCGGCCGCACGCTGCTCGGCTTCGAGCCGCTGTTCGGGCTCGATCCGGTCAGCCATCAGGGCGATCGCATCGTCGGACCGCTGACCGGGCTGTGGTTCATCATCTTCGTGACGCCATTATTCCTGTTCACGCCGGATTATCCGGCGAAGCGCCCGGTGCGCGAGGCGCTGCACGAAGGGCTGTCGGAGCTGAAGCAATCGATCAAGGGGCTGCCGCAGCGGAAATCGCTCGCGGCGTTCCTGCTTGCCAACATGATCTACACCGATGGCCTGGTGTCGCTGTTCGCGTTCGGCGGCATCTATGCCGCTGGCACCTTCGGCTGGCACACGATCCAGATCGGCACCTTTGGCATCATGCTCGCGATTGCCGGCACCTTTGGCGCATGGCTCGGCGGCAAGCTCGACGATCGCCTCGGGCCGAGGCGCGTCATCGCCGGCAGCCTGCTGATCCTGCTGCTGTCGGTGGCGGCGATCCTTCTGGTCGACAGGGACAGCGTGCTGTTCGTCAAGGTCGCGCCGCCGCAGCCGGGCGCGCCCCTGTTCTCGAGCGCGGCCGAGCGTGCCTATCTCGTGCTGGGCTGTCTCATCGGCGCTGCCGGCGGCCCGCTGCAGGCGGCCTCACGCACCCTGCTGATCCGTCTCGCGCCGAAGGACCGCATCGCGCAGTATTTCGGCCTCTTTGCGTTGACTGGAAAAGTCACGTCCTTCATCGGCCCGCTGCTGATCGGCATGATCACCGCGGTGACGGCGAGCCAGAAGGCCGGCATGGCCGTGCTGGTGGTGTTCTTCGTCGCGGGACTGGGGCTGTTGATGCGGGTGCGGGAGAAGTAA
- the purH gene encoding bifunctional phosphoribosylaminoimidazolecarboxamide formyltransferase/IMP cyclohydrolase — protein sequence MTDHPRRVTRALLSVSDKTGLIEFAKALAAHDVELVSTGGTAKAIAAAGLKVKDVSDLTGFPEMMDGRVKTLHPKVHGGLLAIRDNKEHAEAMKAHGIAPIDLLVVNLYPFEATVDKGAGFEDCIENIDIGGPAMIRAAAKNHDDVAVVVEAEDYKAVLDELAANNGATTLKLRRRLAAKAYARTGAYDAAISNWFNRQLEIDAPDFRAFGGRLIQSLRYGENPHQTAAFYATPDKRPGVSTARQLQGKELSYNNINDTDAAYECIGEFDAQRTAACVIVKHANPCGVAEGSNLVEAYRRALACDSTSAFGGIIAMNRALDADTAREITKIFTEVIIAPDASEEAIAIIGGKKNLRLLLAGSLPDPRAPGLTAKTVAGGLLVQSRDNAVVDDMTFKVVTKRAPTDAEMRDLKFAFRVAKHVKSNTIIYAKDLATVGIGAGQMSRVDSARIAARKAQDAANELKLAEPLTKGSVVASDAFFPFADGMLACIEAGATAVVQPGGSMRDDEVIKAADEHGIAMVFTGTRHFRH from the coding sequence ATGACTGACCATCCCCGCCGCGTCACCCGCGCCCTTCTCTCCGTTTCCGACAAGACCGGCCTGATCGAGTTCGCAAAGGCGCTGGCCGCGCACGATGTCGAGCTGGTCTCGACCGGCGGCACCGCGAAAGCGATCGCCGCGGCCGGCCTCAAGGTGAAGGACGTTTCCGACCTCACCGGCTTCCCCGAGATGATGGACGGCCGCGTCAAGACGCTGCATCCGAAGGTGCATGGCGGCCTGCTCGCGATCCGCGACAACAAGGAACATGCGGAAGCGATGAAGGCGCACGGCATCGCGCCGATCGACCTGCTCGTCGTCAACCTCTACCCGTTCGAGGCGACCGTCGACAAAGGCGCGGGCTTCGAGGATTGCATCGAGAACATCGACATCGGCGGCCCCGCGATGATCCGCGCCGCCGCGAAGAACCATGACGACGTCGCCGTCGTGGTTGAGGCGGAAGACTACAAGGCCGTGCTCGACGAGCTCGCCGCCAACAACGGCGCGACCACGCTAAAACTGCGCCGGCGGCTTGCCGCAAAGGCCTATGCGCGAACCGGCGCCTATGACGCCGCGATCTCGAACTGGTTCAACCGCCAGCTCGAAATCGATGCGCCCGACTTCCGCGCCTTCGGCGGCAGACTGATCCAGTCGCTGCGCTATGGCGAGAATCCGCACCAGACCGCGGCGTTCTATGCGACGCCCGACAAGCGCCCGGGCGTCTCGACCGCGCGGCAGCTCCAGGGCAAGGAGCTCTCCTACAACAACATCAACGACACCGATGCGGCCTATGAATGCATCGGCGAGTTCGACGCCCAGCGCACCGCGGCTTGCGTCATCGTCAAGCACGCCAATCCCTGCGGCGTCGCGGAAGGTTCGAACCTCGTCGAGGCCTATCGCAGAGCACTGGCTTGCGACTCCACATCGGCGTTCGGCGGCATCATCGCGATGAACCGCGCGCTCGACGCCGACACCGCACGCGAGATCACCAAGATCTTCACCGAGGTGATCATCGCGCCCGACGCGAGCGAAGAAGCGATCGCCATCATCGGCGGGAAGAAGAATCTGCGCCTGCTGCTCGCAGGCAGCCTGCCCGATCCCCGCGCGCCCGGCCTCACCGCCAAGACGGTGGCCGGCGGTCTGCTCGTGCAGAGCCGCGACAACGCCGTGGTCGACGACATGACCTTCAAGGTCGTGACCAAGCGTGCACCGACGGACGCCGAGATGCGCGACCTCAAATTCGCGTTCCGGGTCGCAAAGCACGTCAAGTCCAACACGATCATCTATGCCAAGGATCTCGCCACCGTCGGCATCGGCGCGGGCCAGATGAGCCGGGTGGATTCAGCGCGGATCGCGGCGCGCAAGGCGCAGGATGCGGCGAACGAGCTGAAGCTCGCCGAGCCGCTGACCAAGGGCTCGGTCGTGGCGTCGGATGCGTTCTTCCCGTTCGCAGACGGCATGCTCGCCTGCATCGAGGCCGGCGCCACCGCCGTGGTGCAGCCCGGCGGCTCGATGCGCGACGACGAGGTGATCAAGGCCGCCGACGAGCACGGCATCGCCATGGTGTTCACCGGCACGCGGCACTTCAGGCACTGA